TCAGGTCTTGGTAATTTTGCACCCACATGAACGGCTTGGAGAGAGACCCTTTGCCCAAACACAAGAACTCCCCACTGCACCCAACCCAAAGACCAATCTAGACAGATGATTGACCAGTGAAAGTTCACCAGAGAATTTAAGTAGCAGCCTTGCCCTGGGCCACTTGAAATTTGATTTCCCAAGTAAGTGACCTTTCTGCAGGCCCTGTATTTAGAAGGGTGTGCCGTGCCATCCTGCTCTAAGTGGCCAGTGGAACCCTCACCCCTTCTCAAGGCGTCACACGGGCacattatgtttttaaagaaaagcaagcaCACAGAGCCTGCCTCTCGGCCATATAGCATATGTCATAAATTATTCGAGGCTCCTGAATCCCTAAACACCACCAAGggccttccttgccttttcttggGCTCAGAAACGTGAAGTCATTGCCAAGGTCACAGCTAATGGGTCCAACCAAGACCACGGTTCAAGCCCAAGGCAGCCTCTGGCCTGGGCTTTTGACCACTGCGGTAGCAGACTGCCTCTCCTGGTGACTGTTCCGGGTGCTTGGCCTGGAGTGGGGCCCGGGTCTGCCATGGAAAGCTGGCAGGATGGTGGAGCGACTGGGGCTGCTGCAGATGTGCAGGCAGCGTGCCGGGTGTGGGGGGCTGGGGCCACCCTATTCTCGCGCTCCACGCCGATCCAGGTGGCCAGAGCTGTTGGGTCCAGCCACGTGTTCGTGGCTCCTGGAAGCTGCTGCCCAGGGCGGAAGCTCACTCCTCCTCTCACCCTTTCCAGTTCCCCGACATCGTGGAGTTCAGCGAGACCATGGCCAATGCCGGGAAGACCGTCATTGTGGCTGCACTGGATGGGACCTTCCAGAGGAAGGTAAGGCGTCTGGTCCAGGTCTCGGGATGGGacccaggagggaggaaggggccgGGGCTGTGCACAGATGGACAGCTCACCGCGCCCTGGATGACCAGACTGCCAGAGCCCAGGCGCTCAGGCGAGCCAGACCCAGCTCCCTGGTTTGCCCCAGACTAGGCCGCCTGCTGCAGGGGCTGGTGCTCTGCGGGAAAGCAAGGTCAGGGCCTAGTTTCCTGGCTTCAGGGCTGTGCATCGGAGGGTTTCAAGGAAAAGCCCACCCGGTGAGGTAAGTGCACACCAGTCTTTCCATGGGAATACAGGCTTTCGGGACCATCCTGAACCTGGTGCCCCTGGCCGAGAGTGTGGTGAAGCTGACGGCGGTGTGCATGGAGTGCTTCCGAGAGGCCGCCTACACCAAGAGGCTGGGCGTGGAGAAAGAGGTGGCGCCTCCTGCCTTCTCCAAGGGGtggaggggcgggggtggtgcTGTGTCCCCGCTCAGTCCTGGCGCTTCCTGTCCCATGGCCAGGTCGAGGTGATAGGAGGAGCAGACAAGTACCACTCCGTGTGCCGCCTCTGCTACTTCAAGAAGGCCTCGGGTCAGCCTGTCGGGCTGGACagcaaagagaataaagagaacTGCCCAGTGCTGGGAAAGCCCGGGGAGGCCATGGGAGCCAGGAAGCTATTCGCTCCTCATCAGATCCTGCAGTGCAGCCCGGCCAACTGAGGCACAGGCCCCACACCCAGGACAGGCGCTGACCGGCCACCCGCTCCCGTGCCTGCTGCTGCCCCCTGGCGGACGCCTGCCCCCTGCGTGCTGCCCGGCCTTCTCGGAGgaggaagcgggggtgggggggtgaagtTTCACCAGCGCCCCTTCCCCGGCCAAGGGCCACGGGCCGGTGGTCTGCACATCACACTTCCCTCCTTGCCTGCCCACCAGCTCCCCTCAGTTCCCTTCCCAGACTACTCACAATCCACCCCAGGCGGGCGCGGGGCCACTGCTGACGTGAGTCCCTCCCTCTCCAAGCGGTGAGGCCGGAGGCGCGAGCTCCTGTGGCATCAGCGCTCCTGGCttcttccccttttgtggctTTTGCTGTTGAGTTTCTGTTCTCACTGGGAAGTCGGAGCACCAGCACCTCTGGCTCAGCACCGAGCCTCCTCTAGTGCAAAGACTTTAGTCCTCCTGCCTGGGATGGGCTCCTGGCCCTTCTGAGGATGGCTGGACTTGTTCTCTCTTACTTCCCTTTGGGCCAAAAGCCCTTCCTGCTCTGGCGATCATTTTCTCCAGAATTACAGCTTCTTCCATGTGGGTGACACCCTGCTGGGGCTCAGATCCCAGGGGCTTGTCTTTTACAGCAGGGGCTGTGATTTTTCTGTTGTAGTGTGTGATATTAATAACTAATATTAAAATTTACTGGTTGATGAAAGCGTATTTCTCTTTAACTGTCTGGGATTCCCCAGGTCTCACTGGAGACAGCTGTGACCTGATTTAGGTGTGGGGATTTCTTTTCAAATCATTTTCTAGTACTACTGATCTCTTAGCCACAATGCTTTTTAACTGAGAAATGATCGTGAAGTGTGTCCTGAGAGGAATGTCTGCCTGCTCTTCTGTCGGGGCAGGTTTCAGGTCAAGATGGGTGGATGAAGGAGCCTGAGGCCCAGGTTGGAAAGATGAAGCTTTGGTCTGTGCTGCCAGATGGGGCTGTGAGGTCAGGTTTTGTTTGTGAAACAGACACTTGACAGTTCAGGAGCCAAGAAGACCAGCTCTGCTGTGCCTCAGAAAATACGCTGTGGGCAGCTTACACGGAGGCAAGAGTGCGCCAGGTCAGGTGTGGGTGGGGTGAGCCTGGGCTGTAGGTGTGCCCCATGCACATGGGGGTCCGGGTTCCCCACCCTcgccccagcttctccctcccctttGCTCGCGGTTGGTCCCAGGTTACAAAGGTGCAGTACAGTGATGAGAACGTAATTCCCAAACCCTATTAGTTTTTACTCAGGATTTTGAAACTGTTGGGGCCCACTTTTGACAGCTCCCTGTCTGGGCTCAAAAGGGGAAGCCCCGAGTTGCCCTGGGGGCCCTGGCCTCCTGCCTGAGCCGGGCTTGTTCCCTGGGGCGGGCTGGGCAGTCAGGCCGGCCCCCTGTGTGTCCGGAACAGGCTGCAGAGGTGCTGAGCCCTGTCTACGGGAAGCAGAAGGCCCCTGCCCCTCCAGGGGCACACCAGGACCCTGGCAGAGCGGCCCAGAAAAGCCATGTTGTTTACAGGCTGAGCACAGTTACTATTTTAGGATGCTGATGGGAGGGCAGCGTGAGCAATGAGACCCTGGgtcggtgggggggtgggggtggcggggagcTGCTAGGCACGCTGGAGGGCCAGACTGCCACAACTCTGTTCAAAATACAGGTTCCATAAGACCTCGGCCAGAGGGTGTACCTCAGGGTGGAATTTCTCTTTCTCCTACCCCTAGACAGAGGCCCCACCCATGACAATGGAGATTATGaatgagaaaaacatttattCCATCTCCAAAGTTAGTCAACAGAATCCAAGGGCGCTGTGCATCTCCCCCGAGGCTCTGCAAC
This sequence is a window from Pseudorca crassidens isolate mPseCra1 chromosome 19, mPseCra1.hap1, whole genome shotgun sequence. Protein-coding genes within it:
- the TK1 gene encoding thymidine kinase, cytosolic isoform X1 gives rise to the protein MSCINLPTVLPGSPSKTRGQIQVILGPMFSGKSTELMRRVRRFQIAQYKCLVIKYAKDTRYSSNFSTHDRNTMEALPACVLRDVAQEALGVAVIGIDEGQFFPDIVEFSETMANAGKTVIVAALDGTFQRKAFGTILNLVPLAESVVKLTAVCMECFREAAYTKRLGVEKEVEVIGGADKYHSVCRLCYFKKASGQPVGLDSKENKENCPVLGKPGEAMGARKLFAPHQILQCSPAN